In Alkalihalobacillus sp. AL-G, the genomic stretch ACTCCGAAGCTGTTGGAGTATCAAGAATCTTTGAAAGGAAAGCTTGAAGAAGGGTTTGAAGCGGACTTTATTTTAGTAACAGACCATCCGAAAAGTACGAGAATGATTGATCTTCATGAAATACGTGTCGATGAAGTATGGGTGTCTGGAGAAAGAGTGTTCGAATGTAATTAATTCCAATTTATTATCCCTTGAAATTACCTGATTTCCACGTGTTTTTTGATATAATGGACGTAGGTGAGAGTTAAAGGGGAGTTTTCAATGAAGGTTAGGCATGAGATGAATGAAGAAGATACACAACAATTGATCAAGCTATTTCATACACAACACAATACAATTCTCGATGAATGGTTGAACGTTGTAGCGATTTCCGAAAATGATCCTTTTTATGAAGAGGTCATAAATAATGGTGGACATACCATCCGCTTAATTACGACCTACTTAAAAGACCCCGAAACACCGATGATTCAAAACCTAACGAAAAAAGTTGCACGAGAACGAATTGAAGCACAGGTTGATATTGGAGAATTCATAACAAATATCAATATGGGCCGATCAATCGTTTATAGAGTTTTAAATAAGTCAGATGTCCCACAAGATAAACAGCTTAAGTTTTTGCTTATGATTAATGACTTTTTTGATTTGTACATGTACCATGCAGTCACCGAGTACTCAAATCTGAAAGACTCGATCATTCAAAAGAAAAGTCGTTTTATCCAAGAAATGCACAGTGACCGCCTCTCAATACTAGGACAAATCGCTGCGAGCTTTGCCCATGAATTCAGAAACCCTTTGACATCGATAAAAGGCTTCATTCAACTAATTGAAATGGAAACCCCAAAAGATGGGGAGGTAGCTTCCTATTTTAAAATTATCAACCGTGAAATGGAAAGCTTACAAGAAAAGATTTCCCAATTTCTATACCTCTCAAAAATGAAAGGTATTGATGATGAGTCAGAATCCTTTTCACTTACTGAAGTGATACGGAATATGCTGGCGTTCCTGTATCCTCGATTTGTTGATGAACACATCACCATCGATAGCGATATTAATGGACAACTTACGATGTTCGGGGTTGAAGAACAGCTGAAGCAGGTCGTGTTAAATATTTTGAACAATGCAGTTGAAGAACTATCTGAAACAGATGGCGACCGGGTTATACACGTGAGCCTTACTAATAATGGGAGCGAACTGTTTTTAAAAATCACGAACAGTGGATCGAAAATACCTGAGCACCTTCTTGAAGATATTTTTGAACCATTTATTTCAACCAAGCAATTAGGAACAGGACTTGGCCTTTCTGTTTGTAAACAAATCGTCGAAAAACACCGAGGAATGATACAAGTTGATTCTACAGAAAAAGAAACGTCCTTTCTCATGACATTCCCACTGGCTGAAGCGAAAGGAATTTACTAATATGCAAAATGAAACTGTTTTTTATAATGCACATGAATTAAAGCAAGCGATCGAAATGGATCCTCTTATTCAAAGTAAAGTACCTGTATTGATTTGCAATAGTCATATAACAGGACTTGCAGTTGCGAGAGGTTTAGGTAGAAATGGTGTTCCGGTCATCGCACTGGACCGTGAAGCAAAAGGGATTTCGTTTGCATCAAAGTATGTCAGCAAACGGGGTGTTTGCCCAAACCCGGTTGTTTCAGAAAAAGCTTTTATCCAGTACTTGCTCGATATCGGACCAGCGTTTAAACATAAATGCGTTTTGATTCCGTCTATGGATGAATGGGCGTTAGCCATGGCGAAGTATGCGGATGAATTATCGGAGTATTACATCTGGCCATTTTCCAGCTATGCTACCATTCAACAAATTCTCGACAAGTCCCAGCTGTATGAACGAGCGCGATCCTTAGAAGTTCCGATTCCTGCTTTTGAAAAAATAACTACAAAGAACCAATCGACCATCCCGGACCGTATTTCGTATCCGATGGTTTTAAAACCAATCAATAAACGAGCGTTTTACGATCGATTTAAGGAAGGTCTTTTTATCGTCGAAAATAAAGAACAATACGAACAAAAAATAAAAGAGGCAGGTGAGCTCGAGTTAATCGCCCAAGAGCAGGTAAACGTCAATGCAAATGGTTATGTAACCATTGCTGTCTATATGGACGGTGAACAAAATGTAAGAGGAACATTTGCTGGTCGACGCTTGGAAATTTACCCGCCACAATCCGGAACGACATGTCTTGTCGAATCAATCGAAGCCAAAGATCTATCAAAACGTGCAGTTTCGATTTTGCAAGCATTTTCATATGAAGGTATCGCCGAATGCGAGTTTCTTTATGACGAAAATGAAAGTGAGTATAAGCTCCTCGACATTAATACAAGACCATGGAAATGGATTGGGTTACCGATCCATTGCGGTGTCAACCTGCCATACCTATTATATTCATATGCAACAGGAGAAGGCCTAACCTCCGTGCAAAACAAGTTCGATACAAAATGGGTATATTTGAACGACTATCAAACGTTAAAGGAAAATAAGCAAGGACTGTTTGATGGAGATATTTTGACGAAGGACGAATGGCTTGAAATCCTATTGAATAATACCGATGAAAGTGATCTTATCATTACTGCCGTGGCATCAATGGATGATCTAGGACCCTCTTATCAACTATTAAAAAATAAATTTGCAAAACAGTCGTATTACTGTCCTTGTTAAATCAAAAAAGGCGTTATGAATTGAATCAAACACTCCTTTTAAGTCAGCATTCCCGCTGGCTTTTTTAGTTTTGTTTTACATCAAAAGTTTAAATGGATCCATTTTTAGAAAAGGAAAACCTAATACAATCCAAAACCGTGAAATTGTTTAGAAAAGATAAGCTTTTTGGGTTTCGCACTAAGCCGAATGGGGTATGTTGTGCGGGGACTTTCGAGGAGAGTTTCAGTTACGATCGACTTAACCGCGGAAATATGTTGAAAGTATACTTTTCAGAACAGAGGTTATGGTTGAATGAAACGTACGAGATGGTTTTGACTCGATTTGAAAATCTGATCAAAAAGTTAATCAAAGACTATGGTCTAAGCTCTGACTTTGACGAAATGCAGCAAATAGGACGTATCGCCCTTTGGGAAGCTTACACTAAATATGATCCTGTAAAAGGCCACTTTCCCCCATATGCGAAGCAATATATT encodes the following:
- a CDS encoding histidine kinase N-terminal domain-containing protein — its product is MKVRHEMNEEDTQQLIKLFHTQHNTILDEWLNVVAISENDPFYEEVINNGGHTIRLITTYLKDPETPMIQNLTKKVARERIEAQVDIGEFITNINMGRSIVYRVLNKSDVPQDKQLKFLLMINDFFDLYMYHAVTEYSNLKDSIIQKKSRFIQEMHSDRLSILGQIAASFAHEFRNPLTSIKGFIQLIEMETPKDGEVASYFKIINREMESLQEKISQFLYLSKMKGIDDESESFSLTEVIRNMLAFLYPRFVDEHITIDSDINGQLTMFGVEEQLKQVVLNILNNAVEELSETDGDRVIHVSLTNNGSELFLKITNSGSKIPEHLLEDIFEPFISTKQLGTGLGLSVCKQIVEKHRGMIQVDSTEKETSFLMTFPLAEAKGIY